Proteins encoded in a region of the Psychromicrobium lacuslunae genome:
- a CDS encoding TetR/AcrR family transcriptional regulator, protein MSEASMERPRRADATRNIDSLISAAQSCYRRFGPDASLQSIAREAGVGVATLFRNFSDKDDLIRAVLTRQVEIRIRPLIRRALEDSNPTRGLIYVSYGLLGIASRESNMMIAIHSRQDTLASMAIPVIDALFELTRRAQAQGTVRSDLGLEDVQSIIGMLIGAVETTPAGTPAWKRFAELLGDAIFIPVQHRALHREPAMTRHPDIWGPEAQVRTV, encoded by the coding sequence ATGTCGGAGGCTTCAATGGAGCGGCCCCGCAGAGCGGACGCGACGAGAAATATTGATTCGTTGATTTCAGCTGCGCAATCCTGTTATCGCCGCTTCGGCCCGGACGCGTCCCTGCAGAGCATTGCTCGCGAAGCAGGGGTCGGCGTCGCCACCCTGTTCCGGAATTTTTCCGATAAAGACGATTTGATCCGCGCGGTGCTCACCCGACAGGTTGAGATTCGGATCAGACCGCTGATCCGAAGGGCCCTCGAAGACAGCAACCCTACCCGCGGGTTGATCTATGTCAGTTACGGTTTGCTGGGCATCGCCAGCCGTGAGTCGAACATGATGATCGCCATCCACAGTAGACAGGACACGCTCGCCAGCATGGCGATTCCGGTTATTGATGCCCTTTTTGAACTCACCCGTCGTGCCCAAGCCCAAGGCACCGTGCGGTCCGATCTTGGCTTAGAAGATGTCCAGTCAATTATTGGCATGTTGATCGGCGCGGTAGAAACTACGCCGGCTGGCACTCCAGCCTGGAAACGATTCGCTGAGCTATTGGGGGATGCCATCTTCATCCCGGTACAGCATCGAGCTCTGCACCGGGAACCGGCGATGACGCGACACCCGGATATTTGGGGGCCCGAGGCTCAAGTCCGGACGGTCTGA
- a CDS encoding thiamine-binding protein, translating into MLVAFSVSPNSSGPDGSVHEAVAAAIKVVRESGLPNQTDSMFTTIEGEWDEVFDVVKRATEAVGAFGSRVSLVLKADIRPGYTGELTAKVERLEKALLEE; encoded by the coding sequence ATGTTGGTAGCTTTTTCTGTCTCCCCTAATTCTTCAGGTCCGGATGGGTCGGTGCATGAAGCCGTGGCGGCTGCGATCAAGGTGGTGAGGGAATCGGGACTGCCCAACCAGACCGATTCGATGTTCACCACGATCGAAGGCGAGTGGGACGAGGTTTTCGACGTGGTGAAGCGTGCCACCGAGGCCGTTGGTGCTTTCGGCTCAAGGGTTTCGCTGGTCCTGAAGGCAGACATTCGCCCTGGCTACACCGGTGAATTAACCGCCAAGGTGGAACGTCTAGAGAAGGCGCTGCTCGAGGAATAA
- a CDS encoding O-methyltransferase, producing the protein MVEHKSHPEWLTVEHYLSDTLLKPDAALEQAVADAAAAGMPAIEVAPTAGKFLMLLARISGARRVLEIGTLAGYSSIWLARGLPEDGTVLSCEFVAKHAEVARRNIDRAGVGEKVEIRLGPALDTLASLTGQFDLIFIDADKGNNVNYLSRALELSHSGTVIVVDNVIWEGLFLDPEAQGDELAIRQTLEFLGSSEQLEATAIQTASSKGWDGFAVAVVK; encoded by the coding sequence ATGGTTGAGCATAAGAGCCACCCGGAGTGGCTGACGGTCGAGCACTACCTGAGCGATACCCTGCTGAAGCCCGACGCTGCTCTAGAACAAGCGGTAGCCGACGCTGCGGCGGCCGGGATGCCGGCCATCGAGGTAGCGCCGACGGCGGGTAAATTCCTGATGCTGCTGGCGCGGATTTCCGGCGCTCGTCGGGTCCTGGAAATCGGTACCCTGGCAGGCTACTCCAGTATCTGGTTGGCTCGCGGCCTGCCGGAGGACGGCACGGTGTTGAGCTGTGAGTTTGTAGCCAAGCACGCTGAGGTGGCCCGTCGAAATATTGACCGGGCGGGTGTCGGCGAGAAGGTGGAGATTCGGCTGGGGCCAGCGCTAGATACCCTTGCTAGCTTGACCGGCCAATTCGATCTCATCTTTATCGATGCCGATAAGGGAAATAACGTCAATTACCTGAGTCGGGCACTCGAATTGAGCCATTCAGGGACAGTGATTGTCGTCGATAATGTGATCTGGGAAGGACTTTTCTTAGATCCTGAGGCGCAGGGAGATGAACTAGCGATCCGTCAGACTTTGGAATTTCTAGGCTCCAGTGAGCAGTTGGAAGCCACCGCGATACAAACCGCGAGTTCCAAAGGTTGGGATGGCTTCGCGGTAGCTGTGGTGAAATGA
- a CDS encoding spermidine synthase: MKPAEPKPVAGEYPIDTGLAELEAEPGNSSGWLLKINGMQSSHIDLADASRLEFEYMRWLVKLIEDRWSTSEKLRVLHLGGGACSVARYLVDQYPNSRNTVVEIDGKLAGYVREWFGLPKAPLLKIRVGEAREVLSALSENSRDVVIRDVFSGRFTPAPLLTEEFVTQAKRVLSPQGVYLLNCGDAPALANARREAATLAANFRHTALIADPPMLKGRRFGNIVMAGSDAPLATGGGLPRALLAGAMPATLWDDQQFRGFARSHQPFTDN; this comes from the coding sequence ATGAAGCCTGCTGAACCAAAGCCAGTTGCCGGTGAATACCCCATCGATACCGGCCTTGCGGAACTAGAAGCGGAACCTGGGAACTCCAGTGGTTGGTTGTTGAAAATCAATGGCATGCAGTCCTCGCATATTGATCTAGCCGACGCCTCCCGGCTTGAATTCGAGTACATGCGTTGGCTGGTGAAGCTGATCGAAGATCGCTGGAGCACCAGCGAAAAGTTGAGAGTGCTGCATCTGGGTGGTGGAGCGTGCTCGGTAGCCCGCTACTTGGTGGATCAGTACCCGAATTCTCGGAATACCGTGGTGGAGATTGACGGTAAGCTTGCCGGCTACGTGCGGGAATGGTTCGGACTGCCGAAGGCGCCGTTGCTGAAGATTAGGGTCGGGGAAGCGCGTGAAGTATTGAGTGCACTCAGTGAAAACAGCCGCGACGTGGTGATTCGCGATGTCTTCTCCGGAAGGTTCACCCCGGCTCCACTGCTGACCGAGGAATTCGTAACACAAGCCAAACGGGTGCTGAGTCCGCAGGGCGTCTATTTGCTCAATTGTGGGGATGCTCCGGCGCTTGCCAATGCACGTCGCGAAGCCGCCACCCTAGCCGCCAACTTCAGACACACCGCGCTAATAGCGGATCCACCAATGCTCAAGGGCAGGCGCTTCGGCAATATCGTGATGGCCGGTAGTGATGCACCGCTGGCCACTGGTGGCGGGCTGCCCCGGGCACTCTTGGCCGGTGCGATGCCTGCCACTCTGTGGGACGATCAGCAATTTCGAGGCTTCGCTCGCAGCCACCAACCTTTCACCGATAACTAG
- a CDS encoding SDR family NAD(P)-dependent oxidoreductase yields the protein MTILPLSGRSALVTGGAGGIGAAVVRELASLGAKVTIADLTATEDLAAEVKGDSWQLDLSDTAALEELSLDFDILVNNAGIQRVAPLEEYDPAVFRKIHTLMLEVPFLLIRSVLPQMYGKGWGRIINISSVHGLRASAFKSAYVSAKHGLEGLSKVTALEGGPHGVTSNCVNPGYVRTPLVESQIADQAVAHGIPEDEVLAKVMLTESAIKRLVEPQEVASLVAWLAGPKAGMVTGASYTMDGGWSAK from the coding sequence ATGACGATTTTGCCTTTGTCAGGCCGTAGCGCCCTGGTCACCGGTGGTGCGGGAGGCATTGGTGCCGCCGTGGTCCGTGAACTCGCTAGCCTAGGCGCAAAGGTAACCATCGCTGACCTGACCGCCACCGAGGATTTAGCTGCCGAGGTCAAGGGTGATAGCTGGCAGCTCGATCTTAGTGACACCGCGGCCTTGGAAGAGCTCTCTTTGGATTTCGACATTCTGGTCAATAACGCCGGGATCCAGCGAGTGGCGCCCCTTGAGGAATATGACCCCGCGGTATTCCGCAAGATTCACACCTTGATGTTGGAGGTCCCGTTTCTATTGATCCGCTCCGTTCTGCCGCAGATGTATGGCAAAGGCTGGGGGCGGATCATTAACATTTCCTCTGTCCATGGTCTACGAGCTTCGGCTTTCAAAAGCGCCTACGTTTCGGCCAAACATGGCCTGGAAGGGTTATCGAAGGTGACCGCTCTGGAGGGTGGTCCACACGGGGTGACCAGTAATTGCGTCAATCCTGGCTATGTTCGGACGCCCTTGGTGGAATCGCAGATAGCCGACCAGGCGGTAGCTCATGGCATCCCGGAAGACGAAGTGTTGGCCAAGGTAATGCTGACCGAAAGTGCTATTAAGCGTTTAGTGGAGCCGCAGGAAGTTGCTTCCTTGGTGGCTTGGCTTGCCGGCCCCAAAGCCGGGATGGTGACCGGGGCTAGCTACACAATGGATGGCGGCTGGTCGGCTAAGTAG
- a CDS encoding beta strand repeat-containing protein, protein MHSNIRRVLWGTLFTGGIMVLGAAAAQAAEQPNTGGAQAVPAASPTASSLLGGLSNQSSSGAGGTAAGNQAAVNLNLPVSISGNAISLVGTSHATNSTTNNGIGTAKPLSTQGTSGVLGAVAGNQALVNATAPITISGNAISGVGNSTVTGSTTDNGIGTTAPPATGGAVVGQQNTNGTTSLGGGNQGLVNLVAPLSISGNAISVVGNSTATGSTTNNGIGQASGGPVGTAVPMGNQSTSGLGSVLGGNQVGANGLVPATISGNAISGVGNSTVTGSKTNNGIGTAAAPATAPANSGAVVGQQNTTGIGSLVGGNQVMANPVVPMAIAGNAISGVGNSTATGSTTNNGIGQASGGPVGSATPMGNQSTSGLGSLLGGNQVGANGFVPATIAGNAISGVGNSTVTGSTTNNGINTAAPTTGGAVVGQQNTNGTTSLGGGNQVGANGFVPAAIAGNAISGVGNSTVTGSKTNNGIAPATGGAPIAGQNTSGIGSLVGGNQVGANPVVPAAIAGNAISGVGNSTVTGATTNNGIGGAVGNNPVGGQTTNGLGSLLGGNQVGLNPIIPLTVAGNAISVIGNSETTNPTVNVPVTPVTPVTPVTPVTPVTPVTPVTPVTPVTPVTPVTPATPGTPATPAGPANPASQPGPNTAVTGQAAAVVSAAGALANTGFSGATMAALALLMLLLGALLLATTRRNTVAKSE, encoded by the coding sequence ATGCACAGCAATATTCGAAGGGTTCTTTGGGGAACCCTCTTCACCGGGGGCATTATGGTCCTCGGGGCTGCCGCAGCTCAGGCTGCCGAACAGCCGAACACCGGGGGCGCTCAAGCCGTGCCAGCGGCCAGCCCCACAGCCTCGTCTTTGTTAGGCGGGCTTTCGAACCAATCAAGTAGCGGTGCCGGAGGGACGGCTGCCGGCAATCAAGCAGCCGTTAATCTCAACCTTCCGGTGTCCATCTCGGGCAATGCGATTAGTCTGGTTGGCACATCACACGCGACCAACTCCACTACCAATAATGGGATTGGAACCGCGAAGCCACTGAGTACCCAGGGCACTAGCGGGGTGTTAGGCGCGGTGGCGGGCAATCAAGCGCTCGTCAATGCGACGGCGCCGATCACCATTTCTGGTAACGCGATTAGCGGGGTGGGTAACTCCACCGTCACCGGTTCCACCACCGATAACGGCATCGGCACAACTGCTCCTCCAGCAACGGGGGGCGCCGTGGTGGGTCAGCAGAACACCAATGGCACCACCTCACTAGGCGGCGGTAACCAGGGCCTGGTCAATCTGGTCGCACCGCTCTCCATCTCCGGTAACGCGATCAGCGTGGTGGGTAATTCGACGGCTACCGGTTCCACCACCAACAACGGTATTGGGCAAGCATCCGGCGGCCCTGTTGGTACGGCAGTCCCGATGGGCAACCAAAGCACCAGCGGTCTCGGCTCTGTCCTTGGCGGCAACCAAGTCGGCGCCAACGGTCTCGTGCCAGCAACCATCTCCGGTAATGCCATTAGCGGCGTCGGTAACTCCACCGTCACCGGTTCGAAAACCAATAATGGCATCGGCACTGCAGCTGCTCCAGCCACCGCTCCAGCCAATAGCGGCGCCGTGGTGGGGCAGCAAAACACCACCGGCATCGGTTCTCTCGTCGGCGGTAACCAGGTAATGGCCAACCCGGTCGTACCAATGGCCATTGCCGGTAACGCGATCAGTGGCGTCGGTAACTCCACCGCAACTGGTTCCACCACGAACAACGGCATCGGACAAGCATCCGGCGGCCCTGTTGGCTCAGCCACTCCGATGGGCAACCAAAGCACCAGCGGTCTCGGCTCACTCCTTGGCGGCAACCAAGTCGGCGCTAACGGCTTCGTACCAGCAACCATTGCTGGCAACGCCATCAGTGGCGTCGGCAACTCCACCGTCACCGGCTCCACCACCAATAACGGCATCAACACTGCTGCTCCTACAACGGGAGGTGCCGTCGTGGGCCAGCAGAACACCAACGGGACGACCTCCTTGGGAGGAGGCAACCAGGTCGGCGCTAACGGCTTCGTGCCGGCAGCCATTGCTGGCAACGCCATTAGCGGGGTCGGTAACTCCACCGTCACCGGCTCGAAAACCAATAATGGCATCGCACCGGCCACCGGTGGTGCTCCTATCGCTGGGCAAAACACCAGTGGTATCGGTTCCTTAGTAGGCGGCAACCAAGTCGGCGCCAACCCAGTCGTGCCGGCAGCCATTGCTGGCAACGCGATCAGCGGGGTCGGCAACTCCACCGTCACCGGTGCTACCACCAACAACGGTATCGGCGGCGCTGTGGGCAATAATCCGGTGGGTGGCCAGACCACTAACGGTCTTGGCTCGCTCCTCGGCGGCAACCAGGTTGGCCTGAATCCGATCATCCCGCTTACCGTGGCTGGAAACGCGATTAGCGTGATCGGAAATTCAGAAACTACCAACCCGACGGTGAATGTTCCGGTGACGCCGGTCACTCCGGTGACGCCCGTTACCCCGGTGACGCCGGTCACTCCGGTGACGCCCGTTACCCCGGTCACCCCGGTAACACCCGTTACCCCGGTCACCCCTGCTACACCTGGAACCCCGGCTACTCCCGCAGGTCCTGCCAACCCGGCGAGCCAACCCGGGCCGAACACAGCTGTTACCGGCCAAGCGGCAGCAGTCGTTTCGGCCGCTGGCGCGCTAGCCAATACCGGGTTCTCCGGGGCCACCATGGCGGCGTTAGCTCTGCTGATGTTGCTGCTGGGCGCACTGCTGTTGGCGACCACCCGACGGAATACAGTGGCAAAGTCAGAGTAA
- a CDS encoding NCS2 family permease, protein MARLPVALDRYFKVSERGSTLSREIRGGLATFFAMSYIVVLNPLILGGADSTGGSLGPNRVAAVTALVAGVLTILMGAWARHPFALATGLGVNAFVAVTVASHPGLSWADMMGLIMISGVTMLILVLTGFRTAVFKAVPEGLKTAIVVGIGLFIALIGLVNAGFVRRIPDVAGTTVPVGLGFDGKLIGWPTLVFVVGLLLTIVLVIRKVRGAILIGVIASTVLANLLELIFKIGPSFDGKTSNPLGWSLVVPALKDFSLPDLSLIGQVNIFGSFVHLGGVAATLLAFSILLSIFFDAMGTMVGLANEAGTVDKKGNIPDVNRVLLVDAIGAVAGGGASVSSNQIYVESGAGIGEGARTGIASIVTGFLFLIAMFFTPLISLVPFEAVAPALVVVGFMMVSQVGKIDWADWGIAIPAFLTFILMPFTYSIANGLGAGFISYVVIRSFQGRAREIHPLLWVVAAAFLIFFGIGALQQVLNIH, encoded by the coding sequence ATGGCCCGTTTACCTGTTGCCCTTGATCGCTACTTTAAAGTTTCGGAGCGCGGTTCCACGCTGTCCCGCGAGATTCGTGGCGGTCTCGCCACCTTCTTCGCGATGAGTTACATCGTGGTGCTCAACCCGCTCATCCTGGGTGGCGCCGACTCGACCGGCGGTTCACTCGGCCCGAATCGGGTAGCAGCCGTGACAGCACTGGTCGCCGGCGTGCTGACGATTCTGATGGGCGCTTGGGCAAGGCACCCCTTCGCGCTCGCCACCGGGCTTGGCGTGAATGCCTTCGTCGCGGTGACTGTGGCCTCACACCCCGGTCTGAGCTGGGCCGATATGATGGGCTTGATCATGATCTCCGGTGTGACCATGCTGATCCTGGTTCTCACCGGTTTCCGCACGGCCGTCTTCAAGGCAGTTCCGGAAGGGCTCAAAACGGCGATAGTAGTCGGCATCGGCCTCTTTATCGCGCTCATCGGCCTGGTGAACGCCGGCTTTGTGCGGCGCATTCCAGACGTGGCTGGTACCACGGTGCCGGTCGGGCTGGGTTTTGATGGAAAACTGATTGGCTGGCCAACGCTGGTCTTTGTGGTCGGGCTACTGCTCACCATCGTGTTGGTGATCAGGAAGGTGCGCGGCGCGATTTTGATTGGCGTCATCGCCTCCACGGTGCTGGCCAATCTGTTGGAACTCATTTTCAAGATCGGTCCGAGCTTCGATGGTAAGACTAGCAATCCGCTCGGCTGGTCTCTTGTGGTGCCCGCCTTGAAGGACTTCTCGCTCCCTGATCTTTCACTGATTGGCCAAGTTAATATCTTCGGCTCCTTCGTCCACCTTGGCGGCGTCGCAGCCACCTTGCTGGCCTTCTCGATCCTGCTCAGCATCTTCTTCGATGCGATGGGAACCATGGTCGGCTTGGCCAACGAAGCCGGCACTGTGGACAAGAAAGGGAACATTCCGGACGTCAATCGGGTACTGCTGGTCGATGCGATTGGTGCGGTGGCCGGCGGCGGCGCCTCGGTTTCTTCCAATCAGATTTACGTTGAGTCGGGGGCTGGCATCGGTGAAGGAGCACGAACCGGCATTGCCTCGATAGTGACCGGCTTCTTGTTCCTCATCGCAATGTTCTTCACCCCGCTAATCTCATTGGTTCCCTTCGAAGCGGTGGCCCCGGCCCTAGTCGTGGTGGGCTTCATGATGGTCTCTCAGGTCGGAAAGATTGATTGGGCCGACTGGGGAATCGCCATTCCAGCATTCCTGACCTTTATTCTGATGCCCTTCACCTACTCGATTGCCAACGGACTGGGAGCTGGTTTCATCTCCTATGTGGTGATCCGAAGCTTCCAGGGGCGAGCCCGGGAGATTCATCCACTGCTCTGGGTGGTGGCCGCGGCGTTCCTCATCTTCTTCGGCATCGGAGCATTGCAGCAAGTTCTGAATATTCACTGA